One region of Callithrix jacchus isolate 240 chromosome 16, calJac240_pri, whole genome shotgun sequence genomic DNA includes:
- the C16H8orf33 gene encoding UPF0488 protein C8orf33 homolog isoform X3: MAALGHPAGEAAAAPGPGTPCASRRHLLPDPVSSARNPSAVCLCPGQPTGSNTVSKVHPLGDEGSAASKKQKKKKTRNRASVANGGEKASEKPAPEEVPLSAEAQAQQLAQELAWCVEQLELGLKRQKATLKQKEQAIGAIRALRSKRTPLPQKRLLMHSLFGDYRAQMEAEWREALRALRGAAYSAQVHPVDEATRKKSQRVCRPRPLGRAEATLETALPDEEFRFNFF, from the exons ATGGCG GCCCTAGGACATCCTGCCGGGGAGGCAGCGGCGGCCCCAGGCCCGGGTACTCCCTGCGCGTCCCGCAGACACCTGCTCCCCGACCCGGTTTCCAGCGCCCGGAATCCTTCCGCTGTCTGTCTCTGCCCAGGGCAACCCACGGGCAGTAACACCGTCTCCAAAGTGCACCCGTTAGGCGATGAAGGCAGCGCAGCGtcgaaaaaacaaaagaagaagaaaacccgGAACAGGGCCTCTGTGGCAAATGGAGGCGAGAAGGCCTCAGAGAAACCCGCCCCAGAGGAAGTCCCCCTAAGCGCTGAGGCCCAG GCACAGCAGTTGGCCCAGGAATTGGCTTGGTGTGTGGAGCAGCTGGAGCTGGGCCTCAAGAGGCAGAAAGCCACTCTGAAACAGA AAGAGCAGgctattggagcaatccgagccCTGCGCAGCAAAAGAACTCCCCTGCCCCAGAAGAGGCTGCTGATGCACTCCTTGTTTGGAGACTACAGGGCTCAGATGGAAGCCGAATGGCGTGAGGCCCTGCGGGCTCTCAGAGGTG CTGCTTATTCAGCCCAAGTGCATCCTGTAGATGAAGCCACTAGAAAGAAGAGCCAAAGGGTCTGCAGGCCTCGCCCTTTAGGGAGAGCCGAAGCCACTCTGGAAACTGCTCTGCCTGATGAAGAGTTTAGGTTCAATTTCTTTTAG
- the C16H8orf33 gene encoding UPF0488 protein C8orf33 homolog isoform X4, whose product MAALGHPAGEAAAAPGPGTPCASRRHLLPDPVSSARNPSAVCLCPGQPTGSNTVSKVHPLGDEGSAASKKQKKKKTRNRASVANGGEKASEKPAPEEVPLSAEAQAQQLAQELAWCVEQLELGLKRQKATLKQKEQAIGAIRALRSKRTPLPQKRLLMHSLFGDYRAQMEAEWREALRALRAAYSAQVHPVDEATRKKSQRVCRPRPLGRAEATLETALPDEEFRFNFF is encoded by the exons ATGGCG GCCCTAGGACATCCTGCCGGGGAGGCAGCGGCGGCCCCAGGCCCGGGTACTCCCTGCGCGTCCCGCAGACACCTGCTCCCCGACCCGGTTTCCAGCGCCCGGAATCCTTCCGCTGTCTGTCTCTGCCCAGGGCAACCCACGGGCAGTAACACCGTCTCCAAAGTGCACCCGTTAGGCGATGAAGGCAGCGCAGCGtcgaaaaaacaaaagaagaagaaaacccgGAACAGGGCCTCTGTGGCAAATGGAGGCGAGAAGGCCTCAGAGAAACCCGCCCCAGAGGAAGTCCCCCTAAGCGCTGAGGCCCAG GCACAGCAGTTGGCCCAGGAATTGGCTTGGTGTGTGGAGCAGCTGGAGCTGGGCCTCAAGAGGCAGAAAGCCACTCTGAAACAGA AAGAGCAGgctattggagcaatccgagccCTGCGCAGCAAAAGAACTCCCCTGCCCCAGAAGAGGCTGCTGATGCACTCCTTGTTTGGAGACTACAGGGCTCAGATGGAAGCCGAATGGCGTGAGGCCCTGCGGGCTCTCAGAG CTGCTTATTCAGCCCAAGTGCATCCTGTAGATGAAGCCACTAGAAAGAAGAGCCAAAGGGTCTGCAGGCCTCGCCCTTTAGGGAGAGCCGAAGCCACTCTGGAAACTGCTCTGCCTGATGAAGAGTTTAGGTTCAATTTCTTTTAG
- the C16H8orf33 gene encoding UPF0488 protein C8orf33 homolog isoform X2, producing the protein MAALGHPAGEAAAAPGPGTPCASRRHLLPDPVSSARNPSAVCLCPGQPTGSNTVSKVHPLGDEGSAASKKQKKKKTRNRASVANGGEKASEKPAPEEVPLSAEAQAQQLAQELAWCVEQLELGLKRQKATLKQKEQAIGAIRALRSKRTPLPQKRLLMHSLFGDYRAQMEAEWREALRALRAAYSAQVHPVDEATRKKSQRVCRPRPLGRAEATLETALPDEEFRPQLVATVLLECLVK; encoded by the exons ATGGCG GCCCTAGGACATCCTGCCGGGGAGGCAGCGGCGGCCCCAGGCCCGGGTACTCCCTGCGCGTCCCGCAGACACCTGCTCCCCGACCCGGTTTCCAGCGCCCGGAATCCTTCCGCTGTCTGTCTCTGCCCAGGGCAACCCACGGGCAGTAACACCGTCTCCAAAGTGCACCCGTTAGGCGATGAAGGCAGCGCAGCGtcgaaaaaacaaaagaagaagaaaacccgGAACAGGGCCTCTGTGGCAAATGGAGGCGAGAAGGCCTCAGAGAAACCCGCCCCAGAGGAAGTCCCCCTAAGCGCTGAGGCCCAG GCACAGCAGTTGGCCCAGGAATTGGCTTGGTGTGTGGAGCAGCTGGAGCTGGGCCTCAAGAGGCAGAAAGCCACTCTGAAACAGA AAGAGCAGgctattggagcaatccgagccCTGCGCAGCAAAAGAACTCCCCTGCCCCAGAAGAGGCTGCTGATGCACTCCTTGTTTGGAGACTACAGGGCTCAGATGGAAGCCGAATGGCGTGAGGCCCTGCGGGCTCTCAGAG CTGCTTATTCAGCCCAAGTGCATCCTGTAGATGAAGCCACTAGAAAGAAGAGCCAAAGGGTCTGCAGGCCTCGCCCTTTAGGGAGAGCCGAAGCCACTCTGGAAACTGCTCTGCCTGATGAAGAGTTTAG
- the C16H8orf33 gene encoding UPF0488 protein C8orf33 homolog isoform X1, translating into MAALGHPAGEAAAAPGPGTPCASRRHLLPDPVSSARNPSAVCLCPGQPTGSNTVSKVHPLGDEGSAASKKQKKKKTRNRASVANGGEKASEKPAPEEVPLSAEAQAQQLAQELAWCVEQLELGLKRQKATLKQKEQAIGAIRALRSKRTPLPQKRLLMHSLFGDYRAQMEAEWREALRALRGAAYSAQVHPVDEATRKKSQRVCRPRPLGRAEATLETALPDEEFRPQLVATVLLECLVK; encoded by the exons ATGGCG GCCCTAGGACATCCTGCCGGGGAGGCAGCGGCGGCCCCAGGCCCGGGTACTCCCTGCGCGTCCCGCAGACACCTGCTCCCCGACCCGGTTTCCAGCGCCCGGAATCCTTCCGCTGTCTGTCTCTGCCCAGGGCAACCCACGGGCAGTAACACCGTCTCCAAAGTGCACCCGTTAGGCGATGAAGGCAGCGCAGCGtcgaaaaaacaaaagaagaagaaaacccgGAACAGGGCCTCTGTGGCAAATGGAGGCGAGAAGGCCTCAGAGAAACCCGCCCCAGAGGAAGTCCCCCTAAGCGCTGAGGCCCAG GCACAGCAGTTGGCCCAGGAATTGGCTTGGTGTGTGGAGCAGCTGGAGCTGGGCCTCAAGAGGCAGAAAGCCACTCTGAAACAGA AAGAGCAGgctattggagcaatccgagccCTGCGCAGCAAAAGAACTCCCCTGCCCCAGAAGAGGCTGCTGATGCACTCCTTGTTTGGAGACTACAGGGCTCAGATGGAAGCCGAATGGCGTGAGGCCCTGCGGGCTCTCAGAGGTG CTGCTTATTCAGCCCAAGTGCATCCTGTAGATGAAGCCACTAGAAAGAAGAGCCAAAGGGTCTGCAGGCCTCGCCCTTTAGGGAGAGCCGAAGCCACTCTGGAAACTGCTCTGCCTGATGAAGAGTTTAG
- the C16H8orf33 gene encoding UPF0488 protein C8orf33 homolog isoform X5, with protein MAALGHPAGEAAAAPGPGTPCASRRHLLPDPVSSARNPSAVCLCPGQPTGSNTVSKVHPLGDEGSAASKKQKKKKTRNRASVANGGEKASEKPAPEEVPLSAEAQAQQLAQELAWCVEQLELGLKRQKATLKQKEQAIGAIRALRSKRTPLPQKRLLMHSLFGDYRAQMEAEWREALRALRDLN; from the exons ATGGCG GCCCTAGGACATCCTGCCGGGGAGGCAGCGGCGGCCCCAGGCCCGGGTACTCCCTGCGCGTCCCGCAGACACCTGCTCCCCGACCCGGTTTCCAGCGCCCGGAATCCTTCCGCTGTCTGTCTCTGCCCAGGGCAACCCACGGGCAGTAACACCGTCTCCAAAGTGCACCCGTTAGGCGATGAAGGCAGCGCAGCGtcgaaaaaacaaaagaagaagaaaacccgGAACAGGGCCTCTGTGGCAAATGGAGGCGAGAAGGCCTCAGAGAAACCCGCCCCAGAGGAAGTCCCCCTAAGCGCTGAGGCCCAG GCACAGCAGTTGGCCCAGGAATTGGCTTGGTGTGTGGAGCAGCTGGAGCTGGGCCTCAAGAGGCAGAAAGCCACTCTGAAACAGA AAGAGCAGgctattggagcaatccgagccCTGCGCAGCAAAAGAACTCCCCTGCCCCAGAAGAGGCTGCTGATGCACTCCTTGTTTGGAGACTACAGGGCTCAGATGGAAGCCGAATGGCGTGAGGCCCTGCGGGCTCTCAGAG